From Banduia mediterranea, the proteins below share one genomic window:
- a CDS encoding SLBB domain-containing protein — MRFELPASRRLIGEWVRCAATALVLFGCGIAAAQSGSPDILDTLSPEQRQQLIDAYAESRPMGSNDGSFEQYGSGEVPQARGSDGGSGVQDDPVLGAERQRQARQRVLQLRRQYLRFTDTPFSANLEPFGYSLFIGAAPSTFAPVDNFPVPADYVVGPGDLIRVQIYENNNASYALEISRDGAINIPGIGPVDVAGLRFAEVQQTVRAQIEQRIIGAKADVTLGRLRSMQIFLVGDVNQPGSYTVSSLSTMTNALFQGGGVGLSGSLRKIQLKRGGRVVSTLDFYDLLIRGDAHADLRLMPGDVIFVPPVGAQVAVDGEVKRPAIYELDGERSVGQMLELAGGLRASSSAAATIERVSPSHGRVIVDIGRDGVIERSAPVHDGDAIKIKQVSPRIEDKVRVEGFVKYPGRYQWSAGMSLADVLQVAAPLSSDSGEEAYFPAILIERTTEAGGVRRWSALQRGPGGLVPAESLRPNDLIVVLSRSDVEYLSSSDVRSAVAGGGRQVSSCPGLDQLTRLLSSQRASRLVHIFASERDSFGMSDQWGDIQEAANGDARNRDDSAPSYDGYLPATPGQQVQNRDQALILGQGSANGQGDAFITGNGQAGRSARLVSSGPRSQLPSSAARQQLAPASQCPRIYQRVPQILPFLLERSVAVFGEVRRPGLYPVADGTALRSVVDAAGGLTAEGNRENVEYVSYAQALDTGQSRYQTLDVGQDQTLAIDMHPGDILNFRPVYVGQENGVVRLYGEVRFPGAYSIIRGERLSDIIRRAGGLTDQAYPYGAVLTRESARRAEQITNQRAAKDLREALVTAVTSGALPDSDASSGFLSGIVQSLESSPTVGRVVTETDPQVLAARPELDIVVEPGDKLYMPKRPATVTVTGQVLNAGTVAFVSGRDASEYIDMAGGFTQGADDERAFLILPSGQARKLETSFWNFRRVDVPPGSYIVVPRDATPLNGWVLSEKLLGIFSNLAVSAAALAVIGDNN; from the coding sequence GTGAGATTTGAGCTGCCTGCCAGCCGCCGGCTGATTGGTGAATGGGTTCGATGCGCCGCCACGGCCTTGGTACTTTTCGGCTGCGGAATTGCCGCTGCGCAGAGCGGTTCGCCAGACATTCTGGATACGCTCAGCCCCGAGCAGCGCCAGCAGTTGATCGACGCCTACGCGGAATCCCGGCCCATGGGCTCGAACGATGGCTCGTTCGAGCAATACGGTTCCGGCGAAGTCCCCCAGGCGCGCGGCAGCGACGGTGGCTCCGGGGTTCAGGATGATCCGGTGCTCGGTGCCGAACGGCAGCGGCAGGCCCGTCAGCGCGTTCTGCAACTCAGACGGCAGTACCTCCGGTTTACGGATACTCCCTTTTCGGCCAATCTCGAGCCCTTCGGATACAGCCTGTTCATCGGCGCGGCGCCCAGCACATTCGCGCCCGTTGACAACTTCCCGGTGCCGGCCGATTACGTCGTCGGCCCGGGTGATCTGATCCGGGTCCAGATCTACGAAAACAACAACGCCTCCTACGCTCTGGAGATCAGCCGGGACGGGGCAATCAACATTCCGGGTATCGGGCCCGTCGATGTCGCCGGACTTCGTTTCGCGGAAGTCCAGCAGACCGTTCGGGCTCAGATAGAGCAGCGCATCATCGGCGCCAAGGCGGATGTCACCTTGGGGCGGCTACGCTCGATGCAGATATTCCTGGTCGGCGATGTCAACCAGCCCGGGTCCTATACCGTCAGTTCGCTCAGCACCATGACCAATGCCCTCTTTCAGGGCGGCGGTGTCGGGCTCTCCGGTTCCTTGCGTAAGATTCAGCTGAAGCGTGGGGGGCGTGTGGTGTCCACCCTGGATTTCTACGACCTGTTGATCCGTGGTGATGCCCACGCCGATTTGCGACTGATGCCGGGCGATGTGATCTTCGTGCCACCGGTCGGCGCCCAGGTGGCTGTCGATGGCGAAGTCAAACGGCCGGCGATCTATGAACTCGACGGCGAACGGAGCGTCGGACAGATGCTGGAGCTGGCGGGTGGCTTGCGGGCCTCGTCTTCGGCCGCAGCAACCATCGAACGGGTTTCGCCCTCGCACGGACGCGTCATCGTCGATATCGGGCGTGACGGGGTGATCGAACGTTCCGCGCCGGTGCACGACGGCGATGCGATCAAGATCAAGCAGGTCTCTCCGAGGATCGAAGACAAGGTCCGGGTCGAAGGTTTCGTCAAATATCCCGGACGCTACCAGTGGAGCGCGGGCATGAGTCTCGCGGATGTGCTGCAGGTCGCCGCGCCGCTGTCGTCGGATAGCGGAGAGGAGGCCTACTTCCCCGCCATCCTGATCGAACGCACCACCGAGGCGGGCGGCGTGCGCCGCTGGTCCGCGTTGCAGCGCGGGCCGGGAGGGCTGGTGCCGGCAGAGTCGCTGCGCCCGAATGATCTGATCGTCGTCCTGAGCCGGTCTGATGTCGAGTATCTGAGCTCTTCGGACGTTCGCTCAGCCGTGGCCGGCGGTGGCCGCCAGGTTTCGTCCTGTCCCGGGCTCGATCAATTGACGAGGCTGCTGTCGTCGCAGCGGGCATCCCGCCTGGTCCATATTTTTGCGTCCGAGCGTGATTCCTTCGGCATGTCCGATCAATGGGGCGATATTCAGGAGGCGGCGAACGGGGACGCGCGAAATCGCGACGATAGCGCGCCGTCGTATGACGGTTATCTGCCGGCAACGCCGGGGCAGCAGGTACAGAACAGGGATCAGGCTCTGATTCTTGGTCAGGGCTCTGCGAACGGGCAGGGCGATGCGTTCATCACCGGAAATGGCCAGGCCGGGCGCAGCGCCAGGCTGGTATCGTCGGGCCCGCGTTCGCAGTTGCCATCGAGTGCGGCGCGGCAGCAACTCGCTCCGGCCAGTCAATGTCCCCGGATCTATCAGCGAGTACCGCAGATCCTGCCGTTTCTGCTGGAACGTTCGGTCGCGGTATTCGGGGAGGTCCGCCGTCCGGGGCTTTATCCGGTGGCCGATGGAACGGCCCTGCGCAGCGTGGTCGATGCTGCTGGCGGCCTGACGGCGGAAGGCAATCGCGAGAATGTCGAATATGTTTCCTATGCCCAGGCCCTGGACACTGGACAGTCGCGCTATCAGACCCTGGACGTCGGTCAGGATCAGACCTTGGCGATCGACATGCACCCGGGCGATATCCTCAACTTCAGGCCGGTGTATGTCGGCCAGGAAAACGGCGTGGTGCGGCTGTATGGCGAAGTCCGGTTTCCGGGCGCGTACAGCATCATTCGCGGCGAGCGTTTGTCCGACATCATTCGTCGCGCCGGCGGGCTGACCGACCAGGCTTATCCCTATGGCGCTGTGCTGACGCGCGAGTCCGCGCGTCGTGCCGAGCAGATCACCAACCAGCGCGCCGCCAAGGATCTGCGCGAGGCACTGGTGACCGCGGTGACCAGCGGCGCGCTGCCGGATTCCGATGCTTCGTCCGGCTTCCTGTCCGGTATCGTCCAAAGCTTGGAAAGCAGCCCGACCGTTGGCCGGGTCGTGACCGAAACCGACCCGCAGGTGCTCGCGGCGCGCCCCGAGCTCGACATCGTGGTCGAGCCCGGCGATAAGCTCTACATGCCCAAGCGCCCCGCCACTGTCACCGTGACAGGGCAGGTGCTCAACGCCGGAACGGTGGCATTCGTTTCGGGCCGTGATGCTTCGGAATACATCGACATGGCCGGCGGCTTCACCCAGGGGGCGGATGACGAACGTGCCTTTCTGATCCTGCCCAGTGGCCAGGCCCGAAAGCTTGAAACCTCGTTCTGGAATTTCCGCCGGGTCGACGTGCCGCCTGGCAGCTATATCGTCGTTCCGCGTGACGCCACGCCGCTCAACGGATGGGTCTTGAGCGAAAAGTTGCTGGGCATCTTCTCCAACCTTGCGGTTTCGGCAGCAGCGCTGGCCGTGATCGGCGACAACAACTGA
- a CDS encoding YjbF family lipoprotein codes for MSLNRRDFLGLAGAGLVAGCSANSSARLAYETLKAAYWTPRTYSLSAEEILAIPYSAMGFWAGNNPKAVLIMETLEPPYRATWRSEDRVLIETRNGLIASTAGLPNDLGRFEYSGIPVLGLEAISQLEGRPLNGTLDMLEPREYGVPFQARFEMGAETDLAILGLEHRVVPVVENLNFPTRRSKLTNHYWFRRSDGVAIAGRRSFHEDAPALNWERLLKTA; via the coding sequence ATGTCGCTGAATCGCCGGGATTTTCTTGGATTGGCGGGTGCTGGTCTCGTGGCGGGATGTTCCGCCAACTCCAGTGCGCGGCTGGCCTATGAAACCTTGAAAGCTGCCTATTGGACGCCTCGCACTTATTCGTTGAGTGCTGAAGAGATTCTTGCGATCCCTTATTCGGCAATGGGGTTTTGGGCCGGCAACAATCCCAAGGCGGTCTTGATCATGGAAACGCTGGAGCCGCCATATCGTGCAACCTGGCGTTCTGAAGACCGCGTGTTGATCGAAACCCGGAATGGATTGATTGCGTCCACAGCGGGACTGCCAAATGATCTGGGCCGCTTCGAGTATTCGGGTATTCCCGTGTTGGGCCTGGAAGCAATTTCGCAGCTTGAGGGGCGCCCGCTGAATGGGACCTTGGATATGCTGGAGCCGCGAGAATACGGCGTACCATTTCAAGCCCGCTTCGAGATGGGCGCGGAAACCGACCTGGCCATTCTCGGTCTGGAGCACCGGGTGGTTCCCGTGGTCGAGAATCTGAATTTCCCGACCCGCCGCTCGAAGCTCACGAATCATTATTGGTTTCGACGCTCCGACGGTGTCGCGATTGCCGGCAGGCGTTCTTTCCATGAGGATGCGCCGGCCCTGAATTGGGAACGTCTGCTAAAGACTGCTTGA
- a CDS encoding H-NS histone family protein, producing MATYKELVQQIEKLQQQAEDLRKKELQDVIAEVKTKIQQYGLSASDLGLSGGKSKSSSAKGTVKPKYKNPVTGDTWTGRGRAPKWVVEAEAAGKRRESFLI from the coding sequence ATGGCGACGTACAAGGAACTGGTACAACAAATCGAAAAGCTTCAGCAGCAGGCTGAAGACCTCCGAAAGAAGGAGCTTCAGGACGTGATTGCCGAGGTCAAGACAAAAATCCAGCAATATGGACTCAGCGCTTCCGATCTCGGACTTTCGGGCGGCAAGTCAAAATCGTCGTCTGCCAAGGGGACCGTCAAGCCGAAGTACAAGAATCCGGTGACGGGCGATACCTGGACTGGCCGCGGCCGCGCCCCGAAGTGGGTTGTCGAAGCTGAAGCGGCGGGCAAGAGGCGGGAAAGCTTCCTGATCTGA
- a CDS encoding transglycosylase domain-containing protein, whose protein sequence is MKAARKAAASGLAVRSRWLCFVGLGGLIGVTALVAATLFAQRALPATLSAPGSSAEARLLDRHGVPIYSGTLESWNVDQQLRLEAMPVLLRESMVLAEDKRYWRHHGPDWLARLSALVQNLRAGQSVRGASTISEQVVRLLNPRPRTVWSRWVEGFEAMRLERRFSKSQILEFYLNQVPYGANRRGAVQAAHYYYGRELETLNPREILSLAVLVRAPSALDPARHPGRIDGAIERLAARSIESGLLDAATFRTATLQLRQSRMPMPGIWAPHFRRAVLMRGRAGLDGKPVLTSLDAGLQKRIQDLAYVRLDDLADRGVTDIAAVVVDLDGNHVRAWVSAHRGARYVDGVDAVTAPRQPGSTLKPLLYAMAFDRGWTPDTEIVDQRLAERVGQGQHVYSNYSGGHYGTVTVREALGNSLNIPAVLALQFVGADRFLSGLRALGMKSLSAHPNLYGDGLALGNGEVTPLELAQAYSAIATNGPYRDLSLIEGETEPAQASVISAPAAGAIRTILRDETSRYLEFGEGSVLRFQHKVAVKTGTSSDYHDAWTVAFDRDFLVVVWAGSLARRETDGVTGAIGPALLVRSILAQLPSRPLAVARAVDIEPSTPRGFDSAAPGAESEVHIRWVQPFDGLSIVIDPRIPIERQTLQFEVRTNHTTAEFTWFVDDQQRALTAQPDWKWSLNPGNHTAQVKATSAESSIKSNIVKFSVK, encoded by the coding sequence ATGAAAGCCGCTCGCAAAGCCGCGGCTTCGGGCCTTGCGGTTCGTTCGAGATGGCTCTGCTTCGTGGGTCTTGGCGGGCTGATCGGAGTCACCGCCCTGGTCGCAGCCACGCTGTTCGCGCAGCGCGCGCTTCCCGCCACGCTGAGCGCGCCCGGCTCCAGTGCCGAGGCCCGATTGCTGGACCGCCACGGTGTGCCGATCTATTCCGGCACGCTCGAATCCTGGAACGTCGATCAGCAATTGCGTCTGGAAGCGATGCCGGTGCTGCTGCGCGAATCCATGGTTCTGGCCGAGGACAAACGCTACTGGCGGCATCACGGGCCCGACTGGCTCGCCCGCCTGTCCGCGCTGGTCCAGAACCTGCGCGCGGGGCAGTCGGTGCGCGGCGCCAGCACCATCAGCGAACAGGTCGTGCGCCTGCTCAACCCCCGACCGCGAACGGTATGGTCGCGCTGGGTCGAGGGCTTCGAAGCGATGCGGCTGGAGCGGCGATTCTCCAAATCGCAGATTCTCGAGTTCTACCTGAATCAAGTTCCGTATGGCGCGAATCGCCGCGGCGCGGTTCAGGCCGCGCATTACTACTACGGCCGGGAACTCGAAACCCTGAACCCGCGTGAGATTCTGAGTCTGGCGGTACTGGTGCGTGCACCGTCGGCACTGGACCCTGCGCGCCACCCCGGCCGTATCGACGGCGCGATCGAGCGCCTCGCGGCGCGTTCGATCGAGTCCGGTCTATTGGATGCCGCCACGTTTCGGACCGCCACCTTGCAGCTGCGCCAGTCGCGCATGCCGATGCCCGGCATCTGGGCGCCGCATTTCCGGCGGGCGGTGCTCATGCGCGGGCGTGCCGGACTCGACGGCAAGCCGGTTCTCACCAGCCTCGACGCCGGCCTGCAGAAACGGATACAGGATCTGGCCTATGTGCGGCTCGATGATCTGGCCGATCGCGGCGTGACCGATATCGCGGCCGTGGTCGTCGATCTCGATGGAAATCACGTTCGTGCCTGGGTCAGTGCGCACCGAGGCGCCCGTTACGTCGACGGCGTGGACGCCGTCACTGCGCCCCGGCAACCGGGTTCCACACTCAAGCCGCTGCTTTACGCGATGGCCTTCGATCGTGGCTGGACGCCCGATACCGAGATCGTCGATCAGCGTCTCGCCGAGCGCGTAGGGCAGGGGCAGCACGTTTACAGCAACTACAGTGGCGGGCATTACGGGACCGTTACCGTGCGGGAGGCGCTTGGGAATTCGCTCAACATTCCCGCGGTGCTGGCGCTGCAGTTCGTCGGCGCCGACCGCTTCCTCAGCGGCCTGCGCGCGCTCGGAATGAAGTCCCTCAGCGCACACCCCAATCTCTACGGCGACGGTCTCGCTCTGGGTAATGGCGAAGTGACGCCGCTGGAGCTTGCCCAGGCCTATTCGGCGATCGCGACCAACGGCCCATATCGAGACCTGAGTCTGATCGAAGGCGAAACGGAGCCGGCGCAGGCATCCGTGATCTCCGCCCCCGCCGCCGGGGCGATCCGAACGATACTGAGGGATGAAACCTCGCGATACCTCGAATTTGGCGAAGGCAGCGTGCTGCGCTTTCAGCACAAGGTCGCCGTCAAGACCGGCACGTCCAGCGACTATCATGATGCGTGGACGGTCGCCTTCGACCGGGATTTTCTCGTCGTCGTCTGGGCCGGCAGCCTCGCGCGCCGCGAAACCGATGGTGTGACCGGCGCCATCGGCCCGGCGTTGCTGGTCCGGTCGATACTTGCGCAGCTACCGAGCCGGCCGCTGGCCGTGGCACGCGCTGTGGATATCGAGCCTTCGACGCCGCGGGGTTTTGATTCTGCCGCGCCCGGCGCCGAATCCGAAGTTCATATCCGCTGGGTTCAGCCGTTTGACGGTTTAAGCATCGTGATTGATCCGCGTATTCCGATTGAAAGGCAAACCCTGCAATTCGAAGTCCGCACGAACCACACCACGGCCGAATTCACCTGGTTCGTCGATGATCAGCAGCGCGCGCTCACCGCTCAGCCCGACTGGAAATGGTCGCTGAACCCGGGCAATCACACCGCGCAGGTCAAGGCGACGAGTGCCGAAAGCTCAATCAAATCAAATATCGTAAAGTTCAGCGTGAAATAA
- a CDS encoding dihydroxy-acid dehydratase: MDPFTDTDFEKPIVGIASGHSTMNPCNAGIGGLAARAEAALREAGAMPQTFGFATVTDGISMGTDGMKFSLVSREVIADSIETAVQSQCMDGFLAISGQTIAEVLAGVPDTPPQGQDVIRPFERPMYQQGHLAILKGNLSPEGCVAKITGLKNPVITGPARVYDSEDAVMATILADRISPGDVVVIRYEGPKGGPGMREMLAPTSALIGKGLGESVGLITDGRFSGGTWGMVVGHVAPEACEGGVIALIEEGDSVTIDARKLLIQLNVEDAEIERRRVAWTRPAPKYTRGVLHKFARLVSTASKGAVTDGD, from the coding sequence ATGGACCCCTTTACCGACACTGACTTCGAGAAGCCGATTGTCGGCATCGCCAGCGGTCATTCCACGATGAACCCCTGCAACGCCGGCATCGGCGGTCTCGCCGCGCGCGCCGAGGCCGCGTTGCGCGAGGCCGGGGCGATGCCGCAGACTTTCGGCTTTGCGACGGTCACCGATGGCATCTCGATGGGCACGGACGGCATGAAGTTCTCGCTGGTGTCGCGCGAGGTGATCGCAGATTCGATCGAGACCGCGGTGCAGTCGCAATGCATGGACGGATTCCTGGCGATCAGCGGCCAGACCATCGCCGAAGTATTGGCGGGCGTTCCGGATACTCCACCCCAGGGACAGGACGTGATCCGGCCATTCGAACGGCCGATGTACCAGCAGGGACACTTGGCGATTCTCAAGGGCAATCTGTCGCCCGAGGGCTGTGTCGCCAAGATCACCGGCCTCAAGAATCCGGTGATCACCGGCCCGGCCCGCGTCTACGATTCCGAAGACGCGGTAATGGCCACGATACTCGCGGATCGGATCAGTCCCGGCGATGTCGTCGTGATCCGCTACGAAGGCCCCAAGGGCGGGCCCGGGATGCGTGAAATGCTGGCACCCACCTCCGCGCTGATCGGCAAGGGTCTGGGCGAGTCGGTGGGTCTCATCACCGACGGACGATTTTCGGGCGGAACCTGGGGCATGGTGGTCGGCCATGTGGCGCCCGAAGCCTGCGAAGGCGGCGTCATCGCACTGATCGAGGAAGGTGATTCGGTCACCATCGACGCCAGAAAGCTGCTGATTCAGTTGAATGTGGAAGACGCCGAGATCGAGCGGCGGCGTGTCGCCTGGACCCGTCCGGCGCCGAAGTACACGCGTGGCGTGCTGCACAAATTCGCGCGCCTGGTGTCCACGGCCTCCAAGGGCGCGGTGACGGACGGCGACTGA
- a CDS encoding serine hydrolase domain-containing protein translates to MTWNLGRSRLLGAPLREKRGTAQIAMLAICLSLSACSGGDSGGNDDDDGEDPAPDYDWSALRSTLDSYVPDTVSGYAFNLNVDDVSQFTQAGGDISVDSSVLTASATKAPSAAAILTLVDLGLLDLDEPVETYLQDSIDWPFAKRSITMRMLLNHTSGLQTAPDCLSEAVTVTMQECVQEIADAALGFLPGTAFSYGGGSYQVAGYIATVLSGQTWNDFFDMALAEPLDMQSYQFFGDENPRVAGGGTTTADDYRHFQQMFLNGGVYEDRQVLSADLIAEMSTDQIAGRLKLGMPLDRNDFPGYAFGWWISSPELHPGSTGPELSDPGLFGAVPWLDLDLNYSAVSLILSDTDTGLDIFSTARGLILDELLGTEESAQP, encoded by the coding sequence ATGACATGGAATCTGGGACGCTCAAGACTACTCGGCGCGCCCCTCCGCGAAAAGCGCGGCACTGCGCAGATTGCAATGCTGGCAATCTGCCTGAGTCTGAGTGCATGCAGCGGCGGTGATAGCGGCGGCAATGATGATGATGATGGCGAGGACCCGGCCCCCGACTACGACTGGAGCGCGCTGCGATCCACGCTGGACAGTTATGTCCCCGACACCGTGTCCGGCTATGCGTTCAATCTCAACGTGGACGACGTCAGCCAGTTCACGCAGGCCGGTGGCGATATTAGCGTCGACAGTTCGGTACTCACCGCCTCGGCCACCAAGGCACCGTCCGCCGCCGCGATCCTGACCCTGGTCGATCTCGGCCTGCTCGACCTGGACGAACCGGTCGAAACCTACCTGCAGGACAGCATTGACTGGCCGTTTGCAAAACGCTCGATCACGATGCGGATGCTGCTCAATCACACCTCCGGGCTGCAGACTGCCCCCGACTGTCTGTCCGAAGCCGTGACCGTCACCATGCAGGAATGCGTACAGGAAATCGCCGACGCGGCGCTAGGTTTCCTGCCCGGCACCGCCTTCTCCTACGGTGGCGGCAGCTATCAGGTCGCCGGCTATATCGCCACGGTCTTGAGCGGGCAAACCTGGAACGACTTCTTCGACATGGCCCTGGCTGAGCCGCTGGACATGCAGAGCTATCAATTCTTTGGTGATGAAAATCCAAGGGTCGCTGGCGGCGGGACGACCACGGCCGATGACTACCGCCATTTCCAACAGATGTTTCTCAACGGCGGCGTCTACGAGGACCGTCAGGTGCTGTCGGCCGACCTCATCGCGGAGATGTCCACCGACCAGATCGCCGGCCGCCTGAAGCTCGGAATGCCGCTGGATCGCAACGACTTCCCCGGCTACGCCTTCGGCTGGTGGATCTCCTCGCCGGAGCTGCATCCCGGCAGCACCGGCCCGGAACTCAGCGATCCCGGTCTGTTCGGTGCCGTGCCCTGGCTGGATCTGGACCTGAACTACAGCGCGGTATCGCTGATCCTCAGCGATACCGACACCGGGCTGGACATTTTCAGCACGGCACGCGGCCTGATCCTCGACGAATTGCTCGGTACAGAAGAATCAGCGCAACCCTAA
- a CDS encoding peroxiredoxin yields the protein MALQLGDTAPDFETQTTQGPIRFHEWLGDSWGVLFSHPKNYTPVCTTELGYTAKLKPEFEKRGVKAIGLSVDKLEDHEGWSRDIEETQGSVLNFPLIADPERKVAELYGMIHPNASGTLTVRSVFVIDPSKKVRLMITYPASTGRNFDEILRVIDSLQLTDKHKVATPVNWKQGEDVIIVPAVSDEDAKSLFPQGWKALKPYLRVTAQPKD from the coding sequence ATGGCACTGCAACTCGGCGATACCGCCCCCGATTTCGAAACCCAGACCACGCAAGGCCCGATCCGCTTTCATGAATGGCTGGGCGATTCCTGGGGCGTGCTGTTCTCGCATCCCAAGAACTACACGCCGGTGTGCACCACGGAACTGGGCTACACCGCCAAGCTCAAGCCGGAGTTCGAAAAGCGCGGCGTCAAGGCGATCGGACTGTCCGTGGACAAGCTCGAGGACCATGAGGGCTGGAGTCGTGACATCGAGGAAACCCAGGGCAGCGTCCTGAACTTTCCGCTGATCGCGGACCCGGAACGCAAGGTCGCCGAGCTGTACGGCATGATCCACCCGAATGCCAGCGGCACGCTGACGGTGCGCAGCGTGTTCGTGATCGACCCGAGCAAGAAGGTGCGTCTGATGATCACCTATCCGGCATCCACCGGCCGCAATTTCGACGAGATCCTGAGGGTCATCGACTCGCTGCAACTCACGGACAAGCACAAGGTCGCCACGCCGGTGAACTGGAAGCAGGGCGAAGACGTGATCATTGTGCCTGCGGTATCGGACGAGGATGCAAAATCCCTGTTTCCGCAGGGTTGGAAAGCGCTCAAGCCGTATCTGCGCGTGACCGCGCAGCCCAAGGACTGA
- a CDS encoding MATE family efflux transporter, giving the protein MHTRASVRREAGASLSLATPIIAAQLSIMGMGAVDTIMAGRYSGAALAAVAVGANLWFLPFVFFMGLFMAVSPVVAHHVGARKPDKQIGDFSRGAMLMALIVGVLWMIAAKSLSPLVVTRLGLHEQTEAYALGYLAAVSWAAPVFAVGFVLRSTAEGRGVSRAVMLAGVVAFPLNALFDWLLMYGHWGFPRMGPTGCGVATALSSVVMLAAYLFAFARWRSLRSLQVLRLEPARFNGAIVREILRLGLPIAFILSAEASLFQVSALLMARFGEIAVAAHQVAINFAAVCFMVPMSLGMATTVRVGQAAGAGEPREARMRGFVGIGLGLSSALLSAAIMLFFPAVVVAIYTDVPEVADMAIRFLGIAAVFQVFDCLQATANGALRGLKDTRVPMLLTVAAYWLIGMGVAIGTAFWAGMGPMGLWWGLVAGLAAAAVGLNLRFARRSGRLVATT; this is encoded by the coding sequence ATGCATACCCGCGCATCCGTCCGCCGCGAAGCGGGCGCCTCCCTCAGTCTTGCAACACCGATCATCGCCGCGCAGCTCAGCATCATGGGCATGGGTGCGGTCGATACGATCATGGCCGGCCGCTACAGCGGCGCTGCGCTGGCGGCCGTGGCGGTGGGCGCCAATCTCTGGTTTCTGCCGTTCGTCTTTTTCATGGGCTTGTTCATGGCGGTGTCGCCGGTCGTGGCGCATCACGTAGGCGCGCGCAAGCCGGATAAGCAGATCGGTGACTTCTCGCGCGGCGCGATGCTGATGGCCCTGATCGTGGGCGTGTTGTGGATGATCGCGGCGAAATCGCTGTCTCCGCTGGTGGTGACGCGCCTGGGCCTGCACGAACAGACCGAAGCCTATGCGCTGGGTTATCTGGCCGCCGTGTCCTGGGCGGCACCGGTGTTCGCGGTGGGGTTCGTGCTGCGCTCGACCGCCGAAGGGCGCGGCGTGAGTCGTGCCGTGATGCTGGCCGGCGTCGTGGCGTTTCCGCTGAATGCATTGTTCGATTGGTTGCTGATGTACGGGCATTGGGGCTTTCCGCGCATGGGGCCGACCGGTTGCGGAGTTGCCACGGCTCTGTCCTCGGTGGTGATGCTGGCGGCCTATCTGTTCGCGTTTGCCCGGTGGCGCTCACTGCGCTCTCTGCAGGTTCTGCGGCTGGAGCCGGCGCGTTTCAATGGGGCGATTGTCCGGGAGATCCTTCGTCTGGGCCTGCCGATCGCATTCATCCTGTCCGCCGAGGCCAGTCTGTTCCAGGTTTCGGCGCTGCTGATGGCGCGCTTCGGCGAGATCGCGGTAGCGGCCCATCAGGTGGCGATCAATTTCGCAGCGGTATGTTTCATGGTGCCGATGAGTCTGGGTATGGCGACGACGGTTCGCGTCGGCCAGGCGGCCGGCGCCGGCGAGCCTCGCGAGGCTCGCATGCGCGGCTTCGTGGGGATCGGTCTGGGTCTGTCGTCGGCCCTGTTGTCGGCCGCGATCATGCTGTTCTTCCCGGCCGTGGTCGTGGCGATCTACACCGATGTGCCGGAAGTGGCCGACATGGCGATTCGCTTTCTCGGCATTGCCGCCGTATTCCAGGTGTTCGATTGCCTTCAGGCCACCGCCAATGGCGCCCTGCGCGGGCTCAAGGACACGCGGGTGCCGATGCTGCTGACGGTGGCCGCGTACTGGCTGATCGGCATGGGCGTCGCGATTGGCACCGCGTTCTGGGCCGGCATGGGTCCCATGGGTCTTTGGTGGGGCTTGGTTGCGGGCTTGGCGGCGGCCGCAGTGGGGCTGAACCTGCGTTTCGCACGGCGTTCGGGGCGGCTTGTTGCCACGACCTGA
- a CDS encoding helix-turn-helix transcriptional regulator, with product MSSLYQRVREARNKLGLSQESLAAELKVSRSAVAQWENEAGTRPSVENLVALARRSGMAFEYLATGRGARVFGAPIVAEAAPHYQVLTVQQQQLLACFDALSPRQRGSLLELLAPLAAR from the coding sequence TTGAGCAGCCTATATCAGCGCGTTCGCGAGGCCCGAAACAAGCTGGGCCTCTCCCAGGAATCCCTCGCAGCCGAGCTCAAAGTTTCGCGCAGCGCGGTCGCGCAGTGGGAAAACGAAGCGGGAACGCGTCCCAGCGTTGAGAATCTGGTTGCCTTGGCACGCCGTAGCGGCATGGCATTCGAATATCTTGCGACCGGCCGCGGCGCCCGAGTCTTCGGGGCACCGATCGTTGCGGAGGCAGCACCGCACTATCAAGTCCTGACGGTGCAGCAGCAGCAACTGCTGGCGTGCTTCGACGCGCTGTCGCCGCGCCAGCGCGGATCCTTGCTGGAGCTTCTGGCGCCCCTGGCTGCGCGCTGA